Proteins encoded in a region of the Nostoc sp. UHCC 0926 genome:
- a CDS encoding type I polyketide synthase, protein MSSSETSNFLEGIAIIGMSGRFPGANNIEEFWENLRSGVESISTFTDEELIASGIAPELLSDPNYVKSLAVLKNIDLFDASFFGFNPREAEITDPQHRLFLEYAWEALENAGYDSQRCESRIGVYAGSSSNNYLSLDLNSDRAGLGSIFQKGIGNDKDFLATRVSYKLNLTGPSLTVQTACSTSLVAISLACQSLLNYQCDMVLAGGVSIYILQKTGYLYEEGGILSPDGHCRAFDAKAKGTILGNGLGIVVLKRLSEAIADGDNIYAVIKGSAINNDGSGKIGYTAPSVNGQVDVIAEALALAGLEPETISYVEAHGTGTVLGDPIEISALTSVFSESTDKKGFCAIGSVKTNIGHLDAAAGIAGLIKTVLTLKYKQIPPSLNFEQPNPQIDFANSPFYVNTRLTEWKAGLTPRRAGVSSLGIGGTNAHVILEEAPALEASSPSRPWQLLVLSAQTDSALETATENLVRYLKQHSDITLADVGHTLQVGRREFNYRRVLVCEDIEDATSALQVQDPRRVFTNLLEGGDRPIAFMFPGQGAQYVDMGEELYQTEPVFREQVDLCCQLLQTDIGLDLRSLIYPGESESEAAAQKLQQTDITQPALFVIEYALAQLWMSWGISPGAMIGHSIGEYVAACLAGVMSLEDALALVAARGRLMQQLPSGSMLSVPLPEEEVKALLDEKLSLAACNAPALCVVSGTHDAIEVFQNKLQGICRRLHTSHAFHSEMMEPILEPFQKEISKVKLHPPKIPFISNVTGTWITAEQATDPNYWAKHLRQTVQFAAGISTLSQEPNYILLEVGPGHTLCSFTKKHLDSPRLSSLRHPQEKQSDVTFLLNTLGKLWLYGVQVDWSRFYTHEHRHRLPLPTYPFERQRYWIEPEKLSPSTKGHLQRSVSAAELWKSLVEVGQLQASEGISKFDNHTYLANKQCLEHLCTAYMNLALKNLGAFNNPSQNYSLEELFEQCQVIPRYRQLFCRWLDVLVERGHLKQDGELFTNLLPLSADSINSLVKEFRIRWADTPQQLELVQNFGENLADILICKKEPLKLYAATLAKEGEISRQNLPADIYYNAIIHANLEVIIKSLPSEVNLRILEIGGGTGITTAELLPILPSKQSNYTFTDVGGFFLTEAEKKFSAYPFVEYRLLNIEQPPSEQGYKSHSFDVIVAVNVLHVTQNIGKTLEHVRSLLAPEGLLLIQEITQPQLDFDMIDGLLMNPLEDEQRSSGNPFLSKEQWQEALRNHGFIEVTAFSEIDAFEQYVFVAQASASTALPAASAFTVTFEQIDAENKPQVSLHEKLDISDWFYIPSWKRLMPPQPFSSKLQATQPGCWLVFIDECGLGDQIVQRLTLEGQNAIIVRIGEQFSSEIASYQRVYTINPRRRDDYYALIKELGALELNPYRILHLWSLTLNSGTELTIESLERCETLGFYSLVFLAQALAEQQNMTSPVEIGIVSNKLQEVTGLEVLDPGKAFVLGPCKVIQQEYPNIICRSIDIVIPETENWQQEKLIDRLLAEFTIQSSDRVVAYRGNYRWVQTFEPVHLDKAVEAKPQFRERGVYLITGGLGGVGLFNAEYLAKTVQAKLILIGRSAFPNRDEWSQWLSDYGEQDSVSRKILKLQELEALGAEVLVVKADVTNREQMEAAITHAKNRFGQINGVIHNAVESQQEFFAQKTLETGRIFLAPKVIGTIILDHLFKDTKLDFFVLTSSQASVVGGIGLVEYTAECAFIDAFAYYSASKNSRFIKSINWNRWNTPEWMTQANLNRVSEFTLEETALTLEEGMEAFRRILFSSTIPQVVVSRSDFNDLINRNLINLTDTLNTLEEEFTKIRRDKPTHPRPNLVNAYVAPRTEIERILTDIWQEIFSIERVGIYDNFFELGGDSLVATIVISRLRKTFNIELSHQRFFDEPNIAELALVIKEMILEELEQFSENKIN, encoded by the coding sequence CGTTCTGGAGTAGAATCAATATCTACTTTCACAGATGAAGAATTAATTGCCTCTGGAATTGCTCCAGAATTACTTAGTGATCCTAATTATGTCAAAAGCCTTGCTGTATTAAAAAATATAGATTTATTTGATGCTTCCTTTTTCGGTTTTAACCCTAGAGAAGCAGAAATCACAGACCCACAGCATCGTTTATTTTTAGAATATGCATGGGAAGCATTAGAAAATGCTGGCTATGACTCCCAACGTTGCGAAAGTCGGATTGGAGTTTACGCTGGTTCTAGTTCAAATAATTATTTATCATTGGATTTAAATAGCGACCGCGCTGGATTGGGTAGCATTTTCCAAAAGGGAATTGGTAACGATAAAGATTTTCTAGCGACTCGCGTTTCCTATAAATTAAATCTTACAGGCCCAAGTCTAACGGTACAAACCGCTTGTTCTACTTCCTTAGTAGCTATTTCTTTAGCTTGTCAAAGTCTATTAAATTACCAATGCGATATGGTTTTAGCAGGTGGAGTATCTATTTATATTCTCCAAAAAACCGGGTATTTGTATGAAGAAGGGGGTATTTTATCACCTGATGGACACTGTCGTGCCTTTGATGCCAAAGCCAAAGGAACAATTCTTGGAAATGGACTGGGGATTGTAGTTTTGAAGCGGTTATCTGAGGCGATCGCTGATGGTGATAATATTTATGCCGTAATTAAAGGTAGTGCGATCAATAATGATGGTTCTGGTAAAATTGGTTATACAGCACCTAGTGTAAATGGACAAGTAGATGTGATTGCAGAAGCACTTGCTTTGGCTGGGTTGGAACCTGAAACAATTAGCTATGTAGAAGCTCACGGTACAGGAACTGTCTTAGGCGATCCCATTGAAATTTCTGCTTTAACAAGCGTGTTTAGTGAAAGTACCGATAAAAAAGGCTTCTGTGCGATCGGTTCAGTTAAAACAAACATCGGTCATTTAGATGCAGCGGCTGGGATTGCAGGATTGATTAAAACTGTTCTAACCCTGAAATACAAGCAAATACCACCCAGCTTGAATTTTGAGCAACCCAATCCTCAAATAGATTTCGCCAATAGCCCTTTTTACGTTAATACAAGGCTGACTGAATGGAAAGCCGGACTTACCCCTCGTCGGGCTGGAGTCAGTTCCTTAGGTATTGGTGGGACTAATGCTCATGTAATTCTGGAAGAAGCGCCAGCCTTAGAAGCTTCAAGTCCCTCTCGCCCTTGGCAGTTATTAGTACTTTCTGCCCAAACAGACTCAGCTTTGGAAACTGCCACAGAAAATCTGGTTCGATACCTCAAGCAACACAGTGATATTACTCTGGCAGATGTGGGACATACATTGCAAGTAGGACGCAGGGAATTCAATTATCGTCGCGTATTGGTGTGTGAAGATATCGAAGATGCAACCAGTGCCTTGCAGGTGCAAGATCCTCGAAGAGTTTTCACTAACTTACTCGAAGGAGGCGATCGCCCGATCGCGTTTATGTTTCCTGGACAGGGCGCTCAGTATGTGGACATGGGCGAAGAACTTTACCAGACTGAGCCAGTTTTTCGGGAACAAGTGGATTTGTGCTGTCAATTGCTCCAAACTGATATAGGATTGGATCTGCGATCGCTCATATATCCAGGCGAGTCTGAGTCAGAAGCCGCAGCCCAAAAACTGCAACAAACTGACATTACTCAGCCAGCACTATTTGTAATTGAATATGCTCTGGCTCAGTTGTGGATGTCATGGGGAATTTCTCCAGGTGCAATGATTGGTCATAGCATTGGGGAATATGTAGCAGCTTGCCTTGCTGGTGTAATGTCACTTGAAGATGCTTTGGCGCTAGTGGCAGCGCGTGGACGACTGATGCAACAACTACCATCTGGTAGTATGCTCTCTGTACCACTGCCAGAGGAAGAAGTTAAAGCTTTACTTGATGAAAAATTATCCCTAGCTGCTTGTAATGCACCAGCCTTGTGTGTGGTTTCGGGAACCCATGATGCCATAGAGGTATTTCAAAATAAGCTCCAAGGTATATGTCGCCGTCTGCATACCTCCCACGCTTTTCATTCAGAGATGATGGAACCCATCTTGGAGCCATTCCAGAAAGAAATCAGTAAAGTCAAACTACATCCCCCAAAAATTCCCTTTATCTCCAATGTCACAGGAACCTGGATAACAGCAGAGCAAGCCACAGATCCCAATTACTGGGCAAAACATTTACGGCAAACAGTGCAGTTTGCGGCAGGTATTTCTACATTGTCGCAAGAGCCAAATTACATTCTGCTAGAGGTGGGGCCTGGGCACACTTTGTGTAGCTTCACTAAAAAGCATTTAGATTCTCCAAGACTATCCTCATTACGGCATCCCCAGGAAAAACAGTCTGACGTAACATTCTTACTGAACACATTAGGTAAACTCTGGTTGTATGGAGTACAGGTAGATTGGTCAAGATTTTACACCCATGAGCACCGTCATCGTCTTCCCTTGCCAACATATCCCTTTGAGCGGCAGCGTTACTGGATTGAACCCGAAAAACTTTCACCTTCAACTAAAGGACACCTCCAACGAAGTGTATCGGCAGCGGAGCTTTGGAAATCTCTGGTAGAAGTTGGCCAGTTACAAGCGAGTGAGGGAATCTCTAAATTTGACAATCACACTTATCTAGCGAACAAACAGTGCTTGGAACATTTATGTACCGCCTACATGAATCTTGCTTTAAAGAATTTAGGTGCATTCAACAATCCATCACAGAACTATTCTCTTGAGGAGTTGTTTGAGCAATGTCAAGTTATTCCTCGCTACCGACAATTATTCTGTCGCTGGCTGGATGTCCTTGTAGAGCGAGGCCATCTAAAGCAAGATGGGGAACTCTTTACAAACCTTCTGCCATTGTCAGCAGACTCGATTAATAGTTTGGTAAAAGAATTCAGAATTAGATGGGCTGATACACCTCAACAGCTAGAACTCGTCCAGAACTTTGGTGAAAATCTGGCAGACATACTTATTTGTAAAAAAGAACCATTGAAGTTGTATGCTGCTACCTTAGCCAAGGAAGGAGAAATTTCTCGGCAAAACTTGCCCGCTGATATCTATTATAACGCCATTATCCACGCGAACCTGGAGGTGATAATAAAGTCATTGCCATCCGAAGTGAACCTAAGAATCTTAGAAATCGGCGGTGGAACTGGTATTACCACGGCGGAATTGCTACCTATATTGCCATCCAAGCAAAGCAATTACACCTTTACTGATGTAGGCGGTTTTTTCCTAACGGAAGCTGAAAAGAAATTTAGCGCCTATCCATTTGTTGAATATCGTTTACTAAACATTGAGCAGCCTCCATCTGAGCAAGGATACAAGAGCCACAGCTTTGATGTAATAGTAGCCGTAAATGTGCTGCATGTGACTCAGAACATCGGAAAAACTCTTGAGCATGTACGCTCTTTATTGGCTCCTGAAGGTCTGTTATTAATCCAGGAGATAACGCAACCTCAATTAGACTTCGACATGATTGATGGTCTGTTGATGAATCCGTTAGAGGATGAACAACGAAGTTCAGGTAATCCCTTTTTATCAAAAGAACAATGGCAGGAAGCTTTACGTAATCATGGGTTTATTGAGGTGACGGCTTTTTCTGAAATTGATGCTTTTGAACAATATGTTTTCGTAGCTCAAGCTTCTGCATCAACAGCATTACCCGCAGCTTCAGCATTTACTGTAACCTTTGAGCAAATAGATGCTGAAAACAAACCTCAAGTTTCATTACACGAAAAGCTAGACATTTCCGATTGGTTTTACATTCCATCTTGGAAACGCTTAATGCCGCCTCAGCCGTTCAGTTCAAAGCTTCAAGCAACTCAACCAGGGTGTTGGTTAGTATTTATCGATGAGTGCGGCTTGGGCGATCAAATCGTACAACGACTTACGCTTGAGGGTCAGAATGCAATTATTGTCAGAATAGGAGAGCAATTTAGTAGCGAAATAGCATCTTATCAACGCGTATATACCATCAACCCTCGACGACGAGATGATTACTACGCCTTAATCAAAGAACTTGGTGCACTGGAGTTGAATCCATACAGGATTTTACATTTGTGGAGTCTTACATTGAACAGTGGTACAGAATTAACAATTGAGTCCCTTGAAAGGTGTGAAACTCTCGGCTTTTACAGTCTGGTATTTCTAGCACAAGCACTTGCAGAGCAGCAAAATATGACAAGTCCTGTGGAAATTGGAATCGTGTCAAACAAATTGCAAGAAGTGACAGGCTTAGAGGTGCTAGACCCAGGAAAGGCTTTTGTATTAGGACCGTGTAAGGTCATTCAGCAAGAGTACCCGAATATCATCTGTCGTAGCATTGATATTGTTATTCCTGAAACCGAAAATTGGCAACAAGAAAAACTTATAGATCGGTTACTGGCAGAATTTACGATTCAATCATCTGACCGTGTTGTAGCGTACCGTGGAAATTATCGCTGGGTACAGACTTTTGAACCCGTCCACTTAGATAAAGCAGTCGAAGCAAAACCTCAGTTTAGGGAAAGGGGAGTTTATCTGATAACGGGTGGATTAGGAGGAGTTGGTCTTTTTAATGCAGAATATCTAGCGAAGACTGTACAAGCAAAACTCATACTGATAGGACGTTCAGCTTTTCCTAACCGAGATGAGTGGTCGCAATGGTTATCAGATTATGGTGAGCAAGATAGCGTCAGCCGTAAGATTCTTAAATTGCAAGAACTTGAGGCTTTGGGTGCGGAAGTTCTAGTAGTTAAAGCTGACGTTACCAATCGAGAACAAATGGAAGCAGCAATTACTCACGCAAAGAATCGATTTGGTCAGATTAATGGGGTAATCCATAATGCTGTAGAAAGTCAACAAGAATTCTTTGCCCAAAAAACGCTAGAAACAGGAAGAATTTTTCTTGCACCGAAAGTAATAGGAACAATAATACTCGATCATCTCTTCAAAGATACCAAGTTGGATTTCTTTGTACTGACTTCATCACAAGCTTCAGTTGTAGGTGGAATCGGGCTAGTAGAATATACTGCTGAATGTGCTTTCATTGATGCATTTGCGTACTACAGTGCCTCTAAAAATAGCAGGTTTATTAAATCTATAAATTGGAATAGATGGAATACTCCAGAATGGATGACTCAAGCAAATTTAAATAGGGTGTCAGAATTTACACTTGAAGAAACAGCATTAACCCTTGAAGAAGGCATGGAGGCTTTTAGACGTATTCTGTTTTCTAGCACAATACCTCAAGTAGTTGTATCGAGAAGCGATTTTAATGACCTGATTAATCGAAATTTAATTAACCTAACAGATACTCTCAATACCTTAGAAGAAGAATTTACTAAGATTAGGCGAGATAAACCAACTCACCCTCGCCCTAACCTAGTAAATGCTTATGTTGCTCCACGTACCGAGATTGAGCGGATTCTAACTGACATCTGGCAGGAAATATTTAGTATTGAAAGGGTAGGAATTTACGATAACTTTTTTGAGTTGGGAGGAGACTCTTTAGTTGCTACTATTGTGATCTCTCGACTACGTAAAACCTTTAATATAGAACTGTCTCATCAACGCTTCTTCGATGAACCAAATATAGCTGAGTTGGCTTTGGTTATTAAAGAAATGATTCTAGAAGAGTTAGAACAATTCTCTGAAAATAAAATTAATTAG
- a CDS encoding cupin-like domain-containing protein, translating into MESTKEENPYYLKYWGFSDDCPELLEDYNIPEYFNSWHQQLPDEIRPRWSWIYIGSTNTGSGMHIDPAMSSAWNAVISGRKRWVFYPPENEPYLYDGKVDAFNPDLKKYPLFAEARSLTCIQNSGEIIFTPSGWWHQVVNEENCIAITGNFVNETNYKIVKNYLEVSEVPKLNQLKQAVKQYIPQFYSNSQ; encoded by the coding sequence ATGGAAAGCACTAAAGAAGAAAATCCTTATTATTTAAAGTACTGGGGTTTTTCTGATGACTGTCCAGAACTTTTGGAAGATTATAATATTCCGGAGTATTTTAACAGTTGGCATCAGCAATTACCAGATGAAATTAGACCTAGATGGAGTTGGATTTACATAGGTTCTACCAATACAGGCTCCGGAATGCATATAGATCCAGCAATGAGCTCTGCGTGGAACGCAGTAATTTCTGGCAGGAAGCGCTGGGTTTTTTATCCTCCTGAAAATGAGCCTTATTTGTATGATGGTAAAGTAGATGCATTTAATCCTGACTTGAAGAAATACCCATTATTTGCTGAAGCCAGATCCTTAACTTGTATTCAAAATTCTGGAGAAATTATCTTTACTCCTAGTGGTTGGTGGCATCAAGTAGTTAACGAAGAAAACTGCATTGCAATTACTGGAAACTTTGTAAATGAAACTAACTATAAGATAGTGAAAAACTACCTAGAAGTTTCAGAGGTTCCAAAGTTAAATCAACTAAAACAAGCGGTAAAACAATATATTCCTCAATTTTATAGCAATTCTCAATGA
- a CDS encoding non-ribosomal peptide synthetase, with product MLHETQTIKGFRLSPHQKRLWLLQQNSSAYLTQCSILIEGNLQLEVLKAGIDKIVNRHEILRTSFSRLPGVKFPIMVVLNSSSTSWRDIDLSDFPALEQSSKIEDIFQEMRHQNFDLEYDSILQFYLLKLSIRKYILLVYLPAICADILTIKNLFNEIGNSYFNFQQDEELDDKTVQFLQFSEWQNQLIANEDAEAANEYWLKQKLSRLADLKLPFENKSLKQSRFEINSFQLAIAPELTAKIETLAYKYETSANVVLLACWQTLIWRLTGQPEIIIGMGCDRREYEEFHDILGLLATWIPIKSHLLPDLSLREVLELAEKTLDEAVEWQDYFVPEPAENDNHLAFPIGFEFEKLSEKYLSAGISFTLDKYYSCIEPFKVKLTCTQYNNTLNAELYYDINYFSIDTIQNLAKQFQTLLTSATANPDEKISKLEILSYSDRQKLLVEFNKTQVDYPQDKCIHQLFEAQVEKTPNNIAVVFEDQQLTYGELNRKANQLAHYLQQQGVKPEIIVGLCVERSLEMIIGLLGILKAGGAYLPLDPTLPQEALALRLQDAQVSLVISHTPQQVPSASTSLVNSLRQMTNDKGQMKVICLGEDWDTIAQYGDESPTTETTPENLVYILYTSGSTGKPKGVTIEHRQLINYIYAILEKLDLQTGANFATVSSFAADLGNTAIFPSLCNGGCLHVVSQERVCDPAALAAYFDLHPIDCLKIVPSHLASFLVSTYSEKILPHQCLILGGETFSWHLLAQIQQYSPTCRIFNHYGPTESTVGVLSYLVESGQANHDSETVPLGRPLSNTQVYVLDQQMQPVSIGMPGELYIGGAGLARGYLNSSELTTTKFIPNPFNNAPKEKLYKTGDRVRYLPDGNLEFLGRIDSQVKIRGFRIELGEIESALKQHPKIQEVVVLAREDEPGNQRLVAYVVMNQGQTSNTSELRLFLQNKLPEYMMPSAFVVLKKLPLNPNGKVDRLALPSPDTARPDLEDTFVAPRTPVEKLLAQIWSEVLRLERVGVHDNFFDLGGHSLLATQVVSRLRNAFEVDLAVRDLFETPTIADLAVIIAQRLAQATDSELLAQAFAEIEQLSQEEVQAILGEQQLMNWEESRK from the coding sequence ATGCTGCATGAAACTCAAACTATTAAAGGCTTTCGGCTTTCTCCTCATCAGAAACGCCTTTGGTTATTACAGCAAAATAGTTCTGCTTATCTGACTCAATGCTCCATTCTTATAGAAGGTAATCTCCAACTAGAAGTCTTAAAAGCAGGCATAGATAAAATCGTCAATCGACACGAAATTCTTCGGACAAGTTTTAGTCGCTTGCCTGGTGTAAAGTTTCCCATCATGGTTGTCTTGAATAGCAGTTCTACTTCATGGCGAGATATTGATTTAAGTGATTTTCCGGCTCTGGAACAGTCATCCAAAATCGAGGATATCTTCCAGGAGATGAGACACCAAAATTTTGACTTAGAGTATGATTCAATATTACAATTTTATTTATTAAAACTATCCATAAGAAAGTATATTTTACTTGTTTATCTACCTGCAATTTGTGCAGATATTTTGACAATAAAAAATTTGTTTAATGAAATCGGTAATTCATATTTCAATTTTCAACAAGATGAAGAATTAGATGATAAAACTGTACAATTTCTGCAATTTTCAGAATGGCAAAATCAACTAATTGCAAATGAGGATGCAGAGGCTGCTAACGAATATTGGCTTAAACAAAAACTATCTAGACTCGCTGATTTAAAGTTGCCTTTTGAGAACAAGTCCTTAAAACAATCAAGATTTGAGATAAATAGTTTCCAGTTAGCGATCGCTCCAGAATTAACAGCGAAGATTGAAACTTTAGCCTACAAGTATGAAACATCTGCTAATGTCGTATTATTAGCCTGTTGGCAAACGCTGATTTGGCGACTCACAGGACAGCCAGAGATAATCATTGGCATGGGGTGCGATCGCAGAGAATATGAAGAATTCCATGACATACTGGGACTACTTGCCACCTGGATACCGATTAAAAGTCATTTGCTCCCAGACTTGAGCCTCCGAGAAGTCTTGGAACTTGCGGAAAAAACTTTAGATGAAGCTGTAGAGTGGCAAGATTATTTCGTTCCTGAACCCGCAGAAAATGACAATCATCTAGCTTTTCCAATTGGTTTTGAATTTGAAAAATTATCTGAAAAATATCTGAGTGCTGGTATATCATTTACACTTGATAAATATTATAGTTGTATTGAGCCGTTCAAAGTTAAACTCACCTGTACTCAATACAATAATACTTTGAACGCAGAATTATACTACGATATCAATTATTTTTCTATAGATACTATTCAAAACTTAGCCAAGCAATTTCAAACTTTATTAACTAGTGCAACGGCAAATCCAGATGAGAAAATTAGTAAATTAGAAATACTTAGCTACAGCGATCGCCAAAAACTATTGGTTGAATTTAACAAAACTCAGGTTGATTACCCACAAGATAAGTGTATTCACCAACTATTTGAAGCACAGGTAGAAAAAACACCTAATAATATTGCCGTTGTATTTGAAGACCAGCAACTGACCTATGGAGAACTAAACCGCAAAGCTAATCAACTAGCCCATTACTTGCAGCAGCAAGGAGTCAAGCCGGAAATTATCGTTGGTCTGTGTGTAGAGCGATCGCTCGAAATGATAATTGGTTTACTAGGCATTCTAAAAGCAGGTGGAGCCTATTTACCGCTAGACCCAACATTACCACAAGAGGCACTAGCATTACGGTTACAGGATGCTCAAGTATCATTGGTCATTAGTCATACCCCACAGCAAGTCCCTAGTGCGTCTACGTCATTGGTGAATAGCTTGAGACAGATGACTAATGACAAAGGACAAATGAAAGTTATCTGCTTGGGTGAAGACTGGGATACCATTGCTCAGTACGGGGATGAGAGTCCCACCACTGAGACAACTCCTGAGAATCTAGTCTATATATTATATACTTCAGGCTCTACAGGTAAACCCAAGGGAGTTACTATTGAGCATCGGCAACTCATCAATTATATCTATGCAATTTTAGAGAAACTCGACTTGCAAACTGGTGCCAACTTTGCAACAGTTTCCTCCTTTGCAGCAGACTTGGGTAACACAGCAATCTTTCCATCTCTATGTAATGGGGGATGCCTTCATGTGGTATCTCAAGAGCGTGTTTGTGACCCAGCAGCCTTAGCAGCTTACTTTGACCTTCATCCAATTGATTGTCTCAAGATTGTGCCCTCCCACTTAGCATCTTTTCTGGTATCTACTTACTCAGAAAAAATTTTGCCCCATCAGTGTCTAATTCTTGGTGGCGAGACGTTTAGTTGGCATCTGCTAGCGCAGATTCAACAATACTCACCTACCTGCCGGATTTTCAATCATTACGGTCCAACAGAATCCACTGTTGGTGTGCTGTCTTATCTAGTAGAAAGTGGACAAGCTAATCATGATTCTGAAACTGTTCCTTTAGGTCGTCCCTTAAGCAATACCCAAGTCTATGTGCTTGATCAGCAGATGCAACCAGTTTCTATTGGTATGCCAGGTGAATTATACATTGGTGGCGCAGGTCTAGCACGAGGATATTTAAATAGTTCTGAACTAACCACTACAAAATTCATCCCAAACCCTTTTAACAACGCACCAAAGGAAAAACTTTACAAAACGGGAGATCGAGTTCGTTACTTACCAGATGGAAATTTGGAGTTTCTTGGACGGATTGACAGCCAAGTGAAGATTCGAGGCTTTCGCATTGAGTTAGGAGAAATAGAGTCGGCACTGAAACAACATCCAAAGATACAAGAAGTTGTGGTCTTAGCTCGGGAAGATGAACCCGGTAATCAGCGCTTGGTCGCCTATGTTGTTATGAATCAGGGTCAAACATCCAATACTAGCGAGTTACGTCTTTTCTTGCAGAATAAGCTACCCGAGTATATGATGCCGTCTGCCTTTGTAGTATTAAAGAAATTGCCCTTGAACCCTAACGGAAAAGTAGATCGTCTTGCACTACCTTCACCGGATACAGCTAGACCCGATCTAGAAGATACTTTTGTAGCACCTCGAACGCCTGTTGAAAAATTGCTGGCACAAATCTGGTCTGAAGTATTGCGGCTTGAGCGGGTTGGTGTTCACGATAATTTCTTTGATTTAGGTGGACACTCTTTGCTAGCCACTCAAGTTGTATCTCGTTTGCGTAATGCCTTCGAGGTAGACTTAGCCGTGCGCGACCTTTTTGAGACACCTACCATAGCTGATTTAGCTGTGATTATTGCACAAAGGCTAGCTCAAGCAACAGATAGTGAATTACTGGCTCAGGCGTTTGCAGAAATAGAGCAACTTTCGCAAGAGGAAGTTCAAGCAATACTTGGCGAACAACAGTTAATGAATTGGGAAGAGAGCAGGAAATGA